In the genome of Triticum urartu cultivar G1812 chromosome 5, Tu2.1, whole genome shotgun sequence, one region contains:
- the LOC125509050 gene encoding uncharacterized protein LOC125509050: MAPKTGKKRGGRKPKPKPKPKPKTPSSSSPPTSVLPPPPTETKAADVLTGDVLRNVLRRLSLVDLLRAALACHSWRRVASRCLPRAPPLLGYFHHPVKTCLPPPFKQKHQPLQDAVFVPLGSSSPLSSLDFAPGASRYKLYDSLQGLLLLEPTAALRGGILPRFLVLDPATRRRALLRPPPRSTVPDDRLWRPSRFYIGSALLSRAHPSKLCFEVVCFAIDDGHPRAWVASVDEGQCRWRALPRAVDVEVEFEPWCFERRCVHAAGKLYWHICKSGRVLVLDPSTLHFSYMLAPAALSDHFSKYRVGEMPEDGQLCIATVENQMMQLWVRGETRWSDNGWRLEREMNLSKLYDALPGVPRDRRARSASIMLIDMDAGRTGKLFIQMLGYGRYSFDLKTCKLERLAMEDGKEYGDPIFAYSLAWPPAFLAEA; encoded by the coding sequence atGGCGCCGAAGACTGGGAAGAAGAGAGGCGGACGCAAGCCCAAGCCTAAGCCCAAACCCAAACCCAAAACCCCATCTTCCTCTAGCCCGCCGACCTCGGTTCTGCCGCCACCGCCGACGGAGACGAAGGCTGCCGACGTCCTCACCGGGGACGTGCTCCGCAACGTCCTCCGCCGCCTCTCCCTCGTCGACCTCCTCCGCGCCGCCCTCGCCTGCCACTCCTGGCGCCGCGTCGCCTCCCGCTGCCTCCCccgcgcccctcccctcctcgGCTACTTCCACCACCCCGTCAAAACCTGCCTCCCGCCGCCCTTCAAGCAGAAGCACCAGCCCCTCCAAGACGCCGTCTTCGTCCCCCTCGGCTCCTCCTCTCCGCTCAGCTCCCTCGACTTCGCCCCGGGCGCCTCCCGCTACAAGCTCTACGACTCTCTCCAGGGCCTCCTGCTCCTCGAGCCGACCGCGGCGCTCCGCGGGGGGATCCTCCCGCGCTTCCTCGTCCTCGACCCGGCCACCCGCCGCCGCGcgctcctccgtccgccgccgcgcTCTACGGTGCCCGATGACCGCCTCTGGCGCCCCTCCAGGTTCTACATCGGCTCCGCGCTTCTCTCCCGCGCGCACCCCAGCAAGCTCTGCTTCGAGGTCGTCTGCTTCGCCATCGACGACGGGCACCCGCGCGCCTGGGTCGCGTCCGTCGACGAGGGCCAGTGCCGCTGGCGCGCGCTCCCGCGGGCCGTGGACGTCGAGGTCGAATTCGAGCCCTGGTGCTTCGAGCGACGCTGCGTGCACGCCGCCGGGAAGCTCTATTGGCACATCTGCAAGTCCGGCCGCGTGCTCGTGCTGGACCCTTCCACACTGCACTTCTCTTACATGCTGGCGCCGGCCGCACTGTCGGACCACTTCAGCAAGTACCGCGTCGGGGAGATGCCGGAGGACGGGCAGCTCTGCATCGCGACCGTGGAGAACCAGATGATGCAGCTCTGGGTGCGTGGGGAGACCAGGTGGAGCGACAATGGGTGGCGTCTTGAGAGGGAGATGAACCTTAGCAAGTTGTACGACGCACTGCCGGGCGTGCCCAGGGACAGGAGGGCCAGGTCGGCGAGCATCATGCTCATCGACATGGACGCCGGCCGCACAGGGAAGCTGTTCATCCAGATGCTGGGCTATGGGCGCTACTCGTTCGATCTCAAGACTTGCAAGCTGGAGCGCCTGGCGATGGAAGATGGCAAGGAGTACGGGGACCCCATCTTCGCCTACTCCCTGGCATGGCCGCCTGCCTTCCTGGCTGAAGCGTAA